Within the Salinicoccus roseus genome, the region ATCCACACCTTCAAAGTCTTCAGATGCACCGATTCCCGGTACATTGACCACTTCCATTGCCGTGTCGAGCTGCGTTTCAGGGTGGGTACCCATCATGAATGCCATGAAGTTGGCATCAAGCGTCTCTGAAAATCCTTCCGCTTCAAGCGTGACGTTGGAAGCGACACGCTGTTCAGGCAGTGTGGTATTGCCGACGCTGATCGCCATCGTACTTGTCGCCGGTCCGCCGACCGTCGACCGCTCAGGACCCGAGTTCCCCGTCGCTGCAAGGGATACGGTGCCAAGCAACATCGCATTGTTCAATGCAAATGAGTTGGCCTGGCTTTCGTCGCTCAGCGTATTGCCGAGTGAGAGGTTGATGACATCCATGCCATCCTCCACTGCACCCTCGACGCCCCCGACGATCCATGATGTATAGCCGCTGCCGTATGCGCCGAGCACACGATAGGCATACAGGTCGACTGCCGGCGCCACACCGATCATGCCGTAGTCGTTGTTGCCCTGCGCTGCGATCGTACCCGCTACGTGCGTACCATGGGTCGTCCAGTAGGAGCTGCCGTTCTGGTCGTATTCAGGCATCCCTTCCGGGCGCTCCTCCGGTTTTGTTTCATACGGGTCATCTGCGGGACGCTCCGTATTGTAGTCAGGGCCGTTTACATAGTTCCTGCCGCCCTTGTATACACCGGCAAGGTCAGGGTGGTTATAGTCTATGCCCGTATCGATGACACCGACTTTGACGCCCTGCCCCCTGTTGCCGAGTTCCCACACCTTTGGAATGCCAAGATGCGTGATGCCTTTGATGTAGTTTGGCGAAATGTCTTCATCCGACACATCCGTAAGGCCTTCTATATCCTCACCATGTCCATTGCCCGTCTCAGGATCCAGCTGGACGTAGAAGTCCTCTTCGACGAGGGCCACTTCTTCAACTTCGAGCAGCTTGTCGAGATCTTCTGCTGCAACAGTCATGGACTGGGCATTCAGCACAGTGTTATATGTACTCCCTTTGGAAAAGTTGATGTTTTTATTCCTCATGCTGTGTTCTGCCTGCTGCTGCTGCTTCTCTATCTTCTCCTTGATCTTTCCAGCATCAAGATTGGACCATTTCTTCCCCTGCGACTGGACAATGCCTTTTTGGAGTCCGACGGAAGGTTCCCTGAAATGTACAATGACATTCACGTTCCCCGACTTGTCCCTCAGGCTTTCCCCAAGCTGGGCCGGCCCGGTCAATACTTCCATCTGGGCCTCTACATTTTCATATTTCTCCAGGTGCGATTCATCCAGTGATGGCGACCGCTGCGGTTTACCGAGCTCATTTGCAAGCACTTCGGAACTAAAAGTACTGAATATCATGAGCATGACGGCAAACAGGAGAAATATCCGTTTGGCTGACTGCATCTATTCTTCCCCCTTTATATTTCCAACTATTTAAAATATTCTAAAATAAATAGTTGCCATTTATAGGATATACATTTTCCGGGAAACCTGCAAGAATTATTTCGAATTCCGTAAAAAAACCGGCCGAAGCCGGTTTCTATTCCTTTTCCAGACGCGCTTCGCATGCTTCAATGACTTTCCTGAGCGCGGTGATTCTGGCGTATTTCTTGTTGTTACCCGCCACAACGTGCCACGGTGCATGGGCAGTGTGCGTCCTGCGTATCATATCTTCACTCGCTTCAACATACAAGTCCCACTTTTCCCTGTTCCGCCAGTCTTCATCTGTCAGTTTCCACTGCTTATCCGGATCATCCTGACGGTCTTCGAAGCGTTCAAGCTGCTCATCCTTATCCAGGGAGAGGAAGAACTTCAGGACGATTGCTCCGGAGTTGTACAGTGATTTCTCAAAGTCATTTATCTCTTCATATGCCTGGTTCCATTCCTTATTGGATGCAAATCCTTCGATGCGCTCCACGAGCACCCTGCCATACCAGCTCCGGTCATAGAAGCCGATGTGCCCGCTTCTTGGCACGTCGGTTGCGAAGCGCCATAGATAGTGATGCGCCAGTTCAATGTCCGTCGGTGCGCCCGTCGCATTGACCGTATAGCCGGTCGGGTCAAGCTTTTCCCTGATCCGCTTGATGTTGCCGCCCTTCCCGGCAGCATCCATGCCTTCATAGACGATTACCAGAGGAATCTTCTTCTCATAAAGCTCGAACTGTATCTCGCGCATTCTTTCCTGGAGTCCGGGGAGTATTTTTTTGTATTCCTTCTTCTTTATTTTCTCCTTCTCAAAATCGAAATCGAAGAATTCAGCTTCATAACCCTCGGAGAACGCGCCATCCACCTCAGGTTCATCCGCCTTCTCCTCATCCTCTACACGCGCTTCAAGGCGGTCGATGATGGTCGAGAATAGAGTGTTGATCGCTTCCCCTTTGTCTTCAAAATCGATTACGGTCCATGGGCAGCCGGTCGGTGCGTCAAGGAAATGCTGCATTTCATTTTCATAATCCACCTCATCAAGCTGCTCCTCGAATTCCTCCGCCTTCCACTTCAGTATCGGGTTGCTCTTGAGCTTTTCGATATGCCGGGTCCTCACTTCCTCACTCGTATGCACGTAGAACTTGATGATCTCATAGCCATTATTCATCAGCATTTCTTCAAAATTGTCGATGTCCTGCTTGATGTCGACATACTCCGTTCTGACGTTTTCCCGTATATTCCGTGTCTTATAGTCGATGTATTGGGCATACCAGCTTCTGAAATGGATGTTGATATCCCCATTTTTCGGCAAGTGGTTCCAATACCTCTGCAGGAAAGGATATCTCAGGTCGATGTCCCTCGGCGGACGGGTCGCCATGAAGTCTGTATATTTGGCATCAAGCGCCATATAGAGGGCGTTTGACAGCCGTGATTTCCCGGAAGCCGGCGGTCCTTCGATCACTATCATGAGGGGGATGCCCATTTCCTTCGTCTTCCTGGCCATCTCCCCAATTCTTGTTTCCAATGCTTCATCCACATCTACCATACAATTCTCTCCTTTTTATCCTTCTTTATCCTACACTACCCATAAAACAAATAATCTGAACATATTAAAAATTTGTCTGTCCATTTATTCCATGTGGTAAAATATAACTGAACAAATGTTTAGGGGGATGTATAATGGCACTTACTTTTAACGATTATAAATATGAAAGACCCGACCTCGCTAAGATCTCTTCCGAGGTGGACGACCTGCTCAACGATTTCAAGGCAAAGACATCTGCTGAAGAGCAGGGAAGGGTCATCGATGAACTGAACAAGCATTTCAATCACCTTTCCACGATGAGCACTCTTGCCTACATACGGGCATCCATTGATACAAAGGACGCATTCTATGATAAGGAAAGGGATTTCTTCGACGAATATGGCCCTGCAATACAGGAAATCGACCATAAGTACTATGAGGCGATTGCCTCAAGCCCTTACAAGGAAGCGCTTGAAGAACGCTATGGTAAGCAGCTGTTCGCCCTTGCGGATAATGCCATCAAAGGGTTCGATCCGAAAGTGAAGTCACTCCTCCAGAAGGAGAACAGGCTTGATTCCGAATACTCCAAACTGTTGGCTTCTGCAGAAATCGAATTCGATGGCAAGGTGCTCAACCTCTCGGAATTCGGACCATATGCGCAGCATACCGACCGGTCCATGAGAAAAGGGGCCACCGAAGCGGTCCAGGGCTTCATGGGTGAGCACCTGGAGAAGATTGACCAAATATTCGACGACCTCGTCAAGACCCGTCATGAGATTGCCCGGGAACTCGGCTACAAGGATTTCGTAGAACTCGGGTACATCCGGATGAACCGCATCGATTATGATCGGGACATGGTCGAGAATTTCAGGCGCCAGGTGGCGGAGCATGTCGTACCGCTTGTGACAGAACTCAAGGAACGGCAGCGCAGGAGGATCGGCCTGTCCGAACTTAAGTCGTATGATGAATCCTTCGACTTCATCACCGGTAATGCCACGCCAAAAGGCGGGACGGAAGAAATCCTCAAAAATGGTGAAAAGATGTACAGGGAACTTTCTCCGGAAACGGATGAGTTCTACAAGTTCATGAGGGAACGTGACCTCTTCGATGTCGAAGCGAAGAAGGGCAAGGAAGGCGGCGGATACTGCACGTTCATTCCAGAGCATGCCTCACCTTTCATCTTCTCGAACTTCAACGGCACACTGGATGACGTCACCGTACTTACACATGAAGCCGGGCATGCATTCCAGAGTTACATGTCCCGGGAATTCGAAGTGCCGGAATACCAGTTCCCGACGCTT harbors:
- a CDS encoding phosphate--AMP phosphotransferase translates to MVDVDEALETRIGEMARKTKEMGIPLMIVIEGPPASGKSRLSNALYMALDAKYTDFMATRPPRDIDLRYPFLQRYWNHLPKNGDINIHFRSWYAQYIDYKTRNIRENVRTEYVDIKQDIDNFEEMLMNNGYEIIKFYVHTSEEVRTRHIEKLKSNPILKWKAEEFEEQLDEVDYENEMQHFLDAPTGCPWTVIDFEDKGEAINTLFSTIIDRLEARVEDEEKADEPEVDGAFSEGYEAEFFDFDFEKEKIKKKEYKKILPGLQERMREIQFELYEKKIPLVIVYEGMDAAGKGGNIKRIREKLDPTGYTVNATGAPTDIELAHHYLWRFATDVPRSGHIGFYDRSWYGRVLVERIEGFASNKEWNQAYEEINDFEKSLYNSGAIVLKFFLSLDKDEQLERFEDRQDDPDKQWKLTDEDWRNREKWDLYVEASEDMIRRTHTAHAPWHVVAGNNKKYARITALRKVIEACEARLEKE
- a CDS encoding M3 family oligoendopeptidase yields the protein MALTFNDYKYERPDLAKISSEVDDLLNDFKAKTSAEEQGRVIDELNKHFNHLSTMSTLAYIRASIDTKDAFYDKERDFFDEYGPAIQEIDHKYYEAIASSPYKEALEERYGKQLFALADNAIKGFDPKVKSLLQKENRLDSEYSKLLASAEIEFDGKVLNLSEFGPYAQHTDRSMRKGATEAVQGFMGEHLEKIDQIFDDLVKTRHEIARELGYKDFVELGYIRMNRIDYDRDMVENFRRQVAEHVVPLVTELKERQRRRIGLSELKSYDESFDFITGNATPKGGTEEILKNGEKMYRELSPETDEFYKFMRERDLFDVEAKKGKEGGGYCTFIPEHASPFIFSNFNGTLDDVTVLTHEAGHAFQSYMSREFEVPEYQFPTLEAAEIHSMSMEYFTYPWMELFFKEDIDKFKFTHMADNISFLPYGVAIDEFQHIVYENPELTPEERRQEWKKLEDKYLPHRDYDGIEPLSSGSFWHRQGHVFGVPFYYIDYTLAQVCALQFWKRANEDFEAAWADYVELCKLGGSLPFNALARSANLTSPFEDGCLESVVGEVKDYLNSIDDKSL